A stretch of DNA from Labrus mixtus chromosome 6, fLabMix1.1, whole genome shotgun sequence:
TCATACTTTGTTCCCTAATTTCCTAAACACTCAGCCTTTTATTTTATGATATTCTCCCTGATGCAAACTTTGTATTGCTGCTCTTATCTTAACACCTGTCACCTTCTCCTCTTTAACCTCCCTCCTTGTAACCAATAAAAccttctcctcacctctccaTCATCGTTCTCTCTATCTCCTTGTCACACTCTTCTCTCTGTGTATTCTCAGATTGGACAACACCCTGGAGGAGATCATTTTCAAGCTGGTACCCGGACTGAGAGAAAGTGAGTTTGCCAGAGGAGCCCATCAATCTGTCTCCTCAGTTTTCAGTCGGTGATTAATTATGTGGCTTTTCATGAAAACGACTCTAAACATATAATTTATTACAAGACATGTAAAGGGGTTATCACTGCACACATAATAAGCCTCCAGCATGCATTGGAGCAACAATGTGGTGACCCCACACATGATTACATACAGCTTTTTCCTTTGCTGTGTACATGTAAATCATCTAATTAGTCAGTAAGTATACAATATTTGTGTAGCATaatttcataacaaatgttatctaaagacacttaacaTTTTGTAATATCAAGAGCAGGCCCAgaattcactcttttttttttttttatactatcAGAGACACAACAGTAGTCTAACCACACATCAGAGTGATGACCAGATATTGGCTAACAGGTAGTCGGTGAGCACCTGTTCCCCAaatctttgtgttgtgtctgcaCTATTGGCACTAGTTAGCCCTTGTGTGGTATTTTGGCATCATTGAACATGTTGTTTCTGCTTCAAATAAATCAGGGAGAAATCAGTGCAGGAGACTAGAAACTGAAGTGAGGAGTCAAGCTAACATCAACAACTACACTGCCATTTATACACTTTAATGTCACTTGATTAGTAGTTGATACTTCCTAAACCATGCCATTATTGAGTAAGATTGGTGTCAAATTGTTAGGCAACAGGGCTTTATTAAAACTTTATTATAACtttattaataactttattattatgGAAGTTTACAGACTCAGTGCCCATTTATCGATAAATATTTAACCCCAAAAGTCCCAACATATTCTTTTCTTAGGCAGTGTCTTATGGTAATAATATTTGTAAATTTTTTAGACTCTGGTAATGTCCATACAATGCAGGAAATTCACCGGACCCCACTACAGTATACTGTATTTACATACTGCCAATCTTACTGTTTACTATTTCCAAATAAGTGTTTCTTTTGTTATGAGCACTCAGTTAAGAAAACACTGAGAGAAGCTAAATccagctactttttttttttttacttctgctcTCCCTATATGACATAAGGGAGTTCTTGCTGAGATCAGTAAATCATCCATTTGTCAGTGTCACATTATGTCAGAGAGCTTGAAGCTGGAGAGTTTTAAAACAAGATGAAGACAAACaactttctctctgcagcccaGGCTGCAAGAAGCTAAGTCAACATGTCCAACTAAAGCTGTGGTACCATAATTCTATGTGTCCATAACTTCACCTAAACTTACAGAGCACTCTGCAAAGAAATAGAACAAACATTATATTTTACCTCATGGTCAAgtgaaagaacaaacaaattttctatttttttgctttaaaaaaaaaaaatcagaatcacATGAAAtctattgtattgtttttttttgtcttcaccaGACTCATGTCACATCCATATAGAGGATTTTGTTTCACCTTACACTTATAATAAGCCAGCCCAAAGCAAACTTAACCTCAGTTggaatcaataaagttttatcttttCATTGATCATATGGGGCTTAAATATCCTCTAACTGTGCGGAAAGAAAGTCGCAGGCTGTTTTCTAAACCGCCTACTGTACTAGTAGTACATATACAGATTTaggcaaaatgcaaaaacacgGATGTCGGTACTGATTTGGGAAAAAATCACagtatgcatcagaccagtctctcttgcgtactgtttcccacaatgcaaagcacaAGGTCAGAGATCAAGATGACAGACAGCAACGGCTCATCATTTCCggggaaataatcacaatcagaccaaaccacacaaagatacCACCAGGTATCATTTAGactcaaaatcatgaaaatcaaaatgaatcacttgtcagctttttttcagactgtaagaAAATGCTACACCGTAGTGGTGATTGATGTGAGCTGGGTTGTTGTTTACTTCCACATTCCAAGACCAGAAACCTGGTGTACTGCAAAATAATCACTGACTGTCAGTCCTACTACATAATACTGTCAAATGTAGTATGCAAAGTACATTCTACGTTCAGTAGTAGTATGCTGTAGGCGGTTTAAAAACCAGCCATAGACATCTGTGTAACCACATTATGACTGACTGTGTATTTGAATATAAtaacatgagctaatcacaagTTTTACAATAAATCAAATGCCTCAAATGCAGAAGTATTTGAATAAAGAcctaaaacacaaatgtttataATCAAGGTTACACAATAGTTCAAACTGAGGCTTGTGGTGAATAGATGTTATCTATCTGTGATTAAATGAGCGCATGTGGCTCATATACGTAGATAATATATTCTTAGGTCACTTAAGGAGTTTTAGCAAGACCTTTTTAACATCTGAGAATTACTTTAGACAATTGGTAAACTCAGGTTTCATCTTCATAGTTTACAGCTTTCTTTGACTTCtttgaaatgatttcaaaaGCATTAAGAGATAAGAGCTTAACTTTTTCTTGATTATAATTCAGGGTTCAGTCTGAGTGTCTGATTTGGTTTCCAGTCATGCTTGTTAACACTGTCTTCTTTGTATCTGTTATTTTTGTGAACCAGAGGAGGAACAGCAGGAACTGGAATTCTGGAAGAAGAACCCGCCCAAAGAGAATGGCCAAGGCAAGCTGCTTCAGGATGGTTACTATGACACAGCAAAAATAATACCTGTACTTTAAAGGGTTTAGATTTTTCAAGTATATTCAAGTATTGTTCTTAATTcagactctgtgtgtttagttcaACGATGTGCAAAACTGATTCATGATACACTTTGTAATCCATTACATACGTCTAATCTAGAAACCATTGCAGGGAAACAGAGAGGTCATGTGGTTACTGTTTTCAATGTAAAATTGAGCTTTCTTTGTCAGAACAGTTTAGTTACCACATTATTATTTCCTCCTCATTCTTTGAGGAGGCAGATTGTTGTCCTTTAATGTCTTGATTCATCAGTCTTTGAATAATCAGCACATTTGAGTCAGCTCATTTAAATCTGGGACAGGGGATTCCCTGCTAACATATCACACATCCCCCTTATGTAGACTTCTTGTGAAAACAGAGCATGTTCTGCTCtctaaataagaaaataattcattGTGATCATTTATCACAActcagttgtttgttttgttatgttttttatCCTTATTACTAACCACTTGTTTAGTCTGGTATGTAATATAAAGATAGACTGTAGTGGCTACCTAAAGTTTACTTAGAGATCACCTGTAATGTCCATGCTAGCTGTTAACGTCCAGTGACTGACATCactcagtgttgtgtgtgttgtgtgtgttggtacaGCAGAAAACTTGACGTGTCAAAGACTCGGACTGCCCGATGTTGGAGGGGATGACGGCGATGGTGATTGCGGCGGCGGTGAAGAGGATGGTGGCGATGACGACTACCACAGGAGTGACCCTCAGATAGCAATCTGCCTGGACTGCCTACGCAACACAGGACAGTCGGGCGAGAGCACTGTCTCGGTGTGTTTGTATAAGAATTTATGTGCAACTTTTAAGTTCAGAACTTCTTAAATGATATCTTTGAACATGGAAGCCCTATGGTTCGTTTTCCACTAAAGTTTGCTGCTTGGTTAGTAAATGATTCCAAGCTTTTGGGACAGTCCATTTTGAGTTTTTTGTAACGTTTTTTGGGGTCCTATCGTAGAAAATCCCACTTTCATTTCTTTAGCTGCCAGGGTGTAATATCATTTGTCCCTCGTCCCATTAGGATTTAATGAAGAGGTTCATCCGCTGCTCCAGCAGAGTCACCGTGGGAACAATTAAGAAGTTCCTCAGTCTTAAACTAAAGCTGCCCAGCTCTTACGAGGTAAGAATCACATTCattcaaaaaatgtctttatagGAAAAATATgtgttgagtgttttatttatacttGTCCAGTCTCAGACAAAGTCATGAAAAACCTTTTAGGAGGCTTTTGTGTCTCTATTATTTAAAGGTATGTAGCAGAATGAGGCTGAAGCGGTTTTCTTTTTGgacatattttgttttgaattgtatttatattgttttcttATATTATTTATACTCATATATTTAAGTTCATTGACAGTTTGAGTATTGTTGTAAGATAGCTTTTGCTCTTTTATTTGACTTGTGCTCATTATGTTGCACTAAAGCAACAAGCTAAATTCCTTTCATGTGTAAAcctacttggcaataaacccgaTTTTATTCTCTTGAGTTCTAAGCAAATGAGTAATGGTCTCAAAAGTCAAACTGTTATGGGAGTAACTGGGACTCTAAAATCAGCCAGTGATCATAAAGCCAGACTTCATTAATATTCCATTCAGCTTTACTTTACCAAACAACCAACAATCTGTTGGCTTCCATATTTGCTAAAGACTGAGTTTAATCTAGGATGTATCACACACTCACGCAGTCTTTCACGCACTCTCACATGTAGTGCAGCCTCCCACTCATAACCACTGTGAACTTCCCCTTTCCTTTCAGCCTGTGCATCAGGACTAGCATTCTTTTTATTCGGTTTCCCTcatttgttttctgtagttCGGTGCCATGTTTGAAAGGGCTTTCTTGTATCGACGCTTTTCACAAATTGAATTGTTTTGTTGCCTCCCTTTCTTCTTGGCTCCTTTGTGCAGCTGGATGTGCTGTGTAACGGAGAGATCATGGGCAGAGATCACACTCTGGAGTTCATCTACATGACCCGATGGAGGCTACATGGAGAGAATGTAAGGCTGTCACCccccacttcctgtttatgtgtgtgtctgtgagtgtgtttgtagcaTGCCGTTGTGTAGATGCATCAGTGCAGGAAAGCATTTGTTTGCGAGTGCATATTTACTTTGTTCAAATTTAAGTTTAAAGTTGGCTCAAGATAAGATTAGGGCTGTAGCTGAGTAAAGTTAGTAATAATGAGAGTAAGCAGAATTCTCTCAGAAGAACAAATACTATGCTGGAAATAACTTGTGATGGTTGAATCACTTCTTCATTCTGTGCTTAATGGTTTCTAtataaagaatgttttttatttattttactcagaTTCAGTGAAGGCAGGATGTCACTTTTCTTATTGTTGTCATTATTCTGTTAGTATAAAAGGCTGCAATTTGCACAGTTCGCACAGAGTTTCACATTGCATTCCTTTTGCTCTGTTATGGCCATGTTGCTTGGGTTAATGTCACTGCCTTCTCCAGGAACTGCATCAGGATTATCTTTACTGACATTTCCAGCTTCTTGAATCTGaccagtgcatagtatgatgCTGCAGAGCACCAGTCACTTATGATTGGCAGTTTCTCTGTATTTACCACAATGGCTGTGATCTGATTTCGGGATGTGTCACGTTTCTCCCCTAGACAACATGCAAATCACTTTGAGTTAATATTGCTCATTTCTAGTGCATTCTTAGGATGTCAAGATCATTTCAAGGCTAATTTTGCAACACAGTGCCAGACAAAGTGTCAAGCAAAACTCAGGCTGCGTTTGTTTGTGCCTTTCTGTTGACTTTGTTATGTAAAAGAAACTTAGCTTATTTGCTGAACACACCTTTTCACCAGCTTGATGTAATTCTTCTGAAACAAAGACATAACTCACACGCTCATGCTAAAGAAACAAACCTTTGATGAAAGGTCCTGACTTTccaacatttcttcatttacaAGGTTTAAATTTCAATCTCATGTGGATAGAAATACAAGAGCGTTTGCACAAATGGACATACAACAGCAGGAGTTGTCCTTGTTTAAGGTTAGGGTTAGTGTGCACatgtaagtgtgtgagtgtgtgtgtgcgcgcgtgtgtgtgtgtgttttagtgtgtattTAAGACCTTTTTCTGTGGCTTAGCATAGGTTAAGTTATGAATGTacatattttagtttaaaaaatctACACAGTAACTTTAAAGCACTGCATATCAGAGGTGATTAATCAAAAGGCCCTGACCGCTTGTTGACAGTGACTTAGGGGTGTACACAGCTGGTACCAAAGGAGGACACAGATaccaggtcagaggtcaggaggtcaggaggagctgaagcaGGGAAAGTAGAGGGAGAGAAAGCCAGGATGaaatgagattttaaaaaagtcagtaGTTTCTGTGCTCTAGTTGTGCTCACATCAAAAGGGATAATATGAGTCAGAGTCATTTTCTTCAAATCATTTACCACGAAcaataacatttatatatatttactttttttgtgtgtgttctggatCTGCATCTTCAtgcagtgaaaataaaacacctcAATGTTGTACATTATTCCGAGCTGTTATATAATCGTATTGCAGCTAAACCAGAAAAATGCACAACTTCTAAACATTTGTAATTGAAGACAAAGTAAAGCTGCTTTAAATTCAGATTTAATAAAGTCAGTACCATTCTAAAAGAAGAATGCCTTTGGGTATAACATACAAAGCCAACTGTTACCTGTTTTCCTACGACAGAGAAACATTGTTTGACCTTAATCATTCGGTTGGAACTGACATCCGTCTTATGTAATAATGAGATACAGATTGTCCGTTAAGTGTGCACAGATTGTCAGAATTTCAGATTTCATCATTTTCCATCTGGGCTTTTATCCCATATGGAAAGTTATGTAGCCAACATTAtgtaaacattattaaacagtccttattacattaaaaacacactggTACACTGCTCTGGTAAGTAATCCCTGCCAGCACTACTCCACTCACTGTTGTTAAAAAGACACATACTGATGATACACAGCAGAAAAAGACTGCAGGGCATACACAGCAAAGTTAATAGAGCTGTTCTGACTTATTGCTGTTAGTCGTGCTAAGTATTTAGAGCtggaaaactttaaaaaaaaaagaaaaaaaaaaggatttgttaCCAGGTGAGCATATTGTACATAAAGGGAAGTCCATTTTTCTATGGATGGTCTTAATTTTAAGAGAAAATCACGAGTTGTAGAAATAGAGGACCTCCATGTTTGTGCCACTTCGCATGATAAGTCACTTGATTAAACTCACAATATCCCCCCTGGGTTAAATGTGAAGGCTCCATACAATATCTGatcctcagtttttttttaagataaagatAGAAAATAgaacagaggaaacagaaaatcttttttattttttttaagatttatttttgggcttttgtgcctccactggagagataggatagtggatagagtcagaaatcagggagagagagagagcagggattGACATTTGGGAGAGCAGCcccaggtcggactcgaaccgaGGCCGCCCGTCTGGAGGACACATGGgacgccaccagtgccccaaaaCAGAAACTCTtgcacaataaaaatatatatctctAACCACAAATTCCTATGAGATTTTACAGGACTAATATTATTCCACGATTTCAGTGTTTTGTGGTAGAGCAGGCGATTTTTACCTTTCAGTAACAGACCCAGCAGATATTACAGAGGACttattattttgttgtcttATTAAATATGTCTAGCTCTTAAGGCAATG
This window harbors:
- the LOC132975686 gene encoding polycomb group RING finger protein 5-B-like isoform X2, with protein sequence MAATGRRHLVQDFNHFITCYLCRGYLIKPTTVTECLHTFCKSCIVQHFEDSNDCPKCGIQVHETNPLEMLRLDNTLEEIIFKLVPGLREKEEQQELEFWKKNPPKENGQGKLTCQRLGLPDVGGDDGDGDCGGGEEDGGDDDYHRSDPQIAICLDCLRNTGQSGESTVSDLMKRFIRCSSRVTVGTIKKFLSLKLKLPSSYELDVLCNGEIMGRDHTLEFIYMTRWRLHGENTYPMVLEYRPRIDFG
- the LOC132975686 gene encoding polycomb group RING finger protein 5-B-like isoform X1 → MAATGRRHLVQDFNHFITCYLCRGYLIKPTTVTECLHTFCKSCIVQHFEDSNDCPKCGIQVHETNPLEMLRLDNTLEEIIFKLVPGLREKEEQQELEFWKKNPPKENGQAENLTCQRLGLPDVGGDDGDGDCGGGEEDGGDDDYHRSDPQIAICLDCLRNTGQSGESTVSDLMKRFIRCSSRVTVGTIKKFLSLKLKLPSSYELDVLCNGEIMGRDHTLEFIYMTRWRLHGENTYPMVLEYRPRIDFG